In the Leifsonia sp. 466MF genome, one interval contains:
- a CDS encoding L-idonate 5-dehydrogenase gives MSTVNPTHDHEEGATMKALAIHGKEDIRWEDREVPQPASGEVRLRVRYVGICGSDLHYYFHGANGEYTIREPLTPGHELSAVVDLDPSGRLAAGTPVTVHPARYGADVPGLEDRPHLRPGGDYFGSAATMPHRQGGAAEYLLVEEHMIRVLPEGLPLERAALAEPLAVALHAVSLAGDISGKRVLVIGAGPIGLLVVAAAVHAGAATVGASDVRAEPLDRAAALGASEFVLVGSDSIADESYDVVFECSGVPVSVTQAVRAARRAGTVVQVGMLADAEIGVNLAPMLAKELTLRGAFRFSTEIDDAVAMLAESDALDSVISHTIDAADALDAFRVARDSSASAKVLLRL, from the coding sequence ATGAGCACGGTGAACCCGACCCACGATCACGAGGAAGGCGCGACGATGAAGGCGCTCGCCATCCACGGCAAGGAAGACATCCGCTGGGAGGACCGCGAGGTGCCTCAGCCCGCGTCGGGCGAGGTGCGGCTCCGGGTCCGGTACGTCGGCATCTGCGGTTCCGATCTGCACTACTACTTCCACGGCGCGAACGGCGAGTACACCATCCGGGAGCCGCTGACCCCGGGCCATGAGCTCTCGGCCGTCGTCGACCTCGACCCGTCGGGGCGCCTCGCCGCCGGGACACCCGTGACGGTGCACCCGGCCCGCTACGGCGCCGACGTGCCCGGCCTCGAGGACAGGCCGCACCTGCGCCCCGGCGGCGACTACTTCGGCAGCGCCGCGACGATGCCGCATCGCCAGGGCGGCGCCGCGGAGTACCTCCTCGTCGAGGAGCACATGATCCGTGTTCTCCCCGAGGGCCTTCCGCTGGAACGTGCGGCACTCGCAGAACCGCTCGCCGTCGCCCTGCACGCCGTGAGCCTGGCGGGCGACATCAGCGGAAAGCGTGTGCTCGTCATCGGCGCGGGCCCCATCGGACTGCTCGTCGTCGCGGCGGCCGTGCACGCGGGGGCCGCCACCGTCGGCGCGAGCGACGTCCGCGCCGAGCCCCTCGATCGCGCCGCGGCCCTGGGCGCGAGCGAGTTCGTGCTCGTCGGCAGCGACTCCATCGCGGACGAGTCGTACGACGTCGTCTTCGAATGCTCCGGAGTCCCCGTCTCCGTCACCCAGGCCGTCCGCGCGGCGCGCCGGGCGGGAACCGTCGTGCAGGTCGGGATGCTCGCCGACGCCGAGATCGGCGTCAACCTCGCGCCGATGCTCGCCAAGGAGCTGACCCTCCGCGGCGCATTCCGCTTCTCGACGGAGATCGACGACGCCGTCGCGATGCTCGCCGAGTCGGACGCCCTCGACTCCGTCATCTCGCACACCATCGACGCCGCAGACGCCCTCGACGCGTTCCGGGTCGCGCGCGACTCGTCCGCGTCGGCCAAGGTCCTTCTGCGTCTCTGA
- a CDS encoding bifunctional 4-hydroxy-2-oxoglutarate aldolase/2-dehydro-3-deoxy-phosphogluconate aldolase: protein MTGDVARLPLPQKTAQSRLIVVARARSAEDYDPVLEALIDAGIRSVELTLTTPGTIEHLPGLIERFGDDVDLGIGTVTDTDQLRRAVDAGARYLVTPITVPSLLAAAVEAGVPLVPGGFTPTELFASWSAGASAVKVFPAGRLGAGYVKDLRGPFPDIEVVPSGGVDLESAAQWLAAGAAAVSVGGPLLGDAFQGGDLVALGERARAFVAVAAGGSA from the coding sequence ATGACTGGTGACGTCGCGCGGCTTCCGCTCCCGCAGAAGACGGCGCAGTCGCGGCTCATCGTCGTGGCGCGAGCCAGGAGCGCCGAGGACTACGACCCCGTGCTGGAGGCGCTCATCGATGCCGGCATCCGTAGTGTCGAGCTGACCCTCACCACACCGGGTACGATCGAGCACCTCCCGGGGCTGATCGAGCGCTTCGGCGATGACGTCGACCTCGGCATCGGGACCGTGACCGACACCGACCAGCTCCGGCGTGCAGTGGATGCGGGCGCCCGCTACCTCGTCACACCGATCACGGTTCCCTCCCTCCTCGCCGCGGCCGTGGAGGCCGGTGTGCCGCTCGTTCCCGGCGGGTTCACGCCGACCGAGTTGTTCGCCTCGTGGTCGGCCGGGGCGTCCGCCGTCAAGGTGTTCCCTGCCGGACGGCTCGGCGCGGGATACGTCAAGGATCTGCGGGGACCGTTCCCCGACATCGAGGTGGTGCCGTCTGGAGGCGTCGACCTCGAGAGCGCCGCGCAGTGGCTTGCGGCCGGTGCCGCGGCCGTGAGCGTCGGCGGCCCGCTGCTGGGCGACGCGTTCCAGGGCGGCGACCTGGTTGCCCTCGGTGAGCGGGCCCGCGCGTTCGTCGCTGTCGCCGCCGGCGGCAGCGCATGA
- a CDS encoding TetR/AcrR family transcriptional regulator, whose product MSYSENTSRRAGRPRDDSRESHILAVVNALLAERGYDGVSFEEVARRAGASKPTLYRRWANKREMVVAALKVGPARRDDADAIDTGSLRGDLLALCRRLLTTLRSADGQTALALLQAGFEDPELGETIEQTVGPTGARLPADVVAAAVGRGELPEGVDPFPFEEVTGSVLLLRRLNGLAVTDDYLEALVDTILIPALRATASDTRPLPAGIFSGHPATADA is encoded by the coding sequence GTGTCGTATTCAGAGAACACCTCGCGCCGGGCGGGCCGCCCGCGCGACGACAGCCGCGAGTCCCACATCCTCGCCGTCGTCAACGCGCTCCTCGCCGAGCGCGGCTACGACGGCGTCTCGTTCGAGGAGGTCGCCCGCCGAGCCGGCGCCTCCAAGCCGACGCTGTACCGCCGCTGGGCGAACAAGCGCGAGATGGTCGTCGCCGCACTGAAAGTCGGTCCGGCCCGCCGGGACGACGCCGACGCGATCGACACGGGGTCGCTGCGTGGCGACCTGCTGGCGCTGTGCCGCCGCCTGCTCACGACCCTCCGCTCGGCCGACGGCCAGACCGCGCTCGCGCTCCTGCAGGCCGGGTTCGAGGACCCGGAGCTCGGCGAGACGATCGAGCAGACGGTCGGCCCGACCGGTGCGCGCCTTCCGGCGGACGTCGTCGCTGCGGCGGTCGGCCGGGGCGAGCTGCCCGAGGGGGTCGACCCCTTCCCGTTCGAAGAGGTCACCGGCTCCGTGCTCCTGCTCCGCCGCCTCAACGGCCTCGCCGTCACCGACGACTACCTCGAGGCACTGGTCGACACCATCCTGATCCCCGCGCTCCGGGCGACGGCATCCGACACCCGGCCCCTTCCCGCCGGCATCTTCTCCGGACACCCGGCGACCGCCGACGCCTGA
- a CDS encoding sugar kinase, protein MTAVSDRRRVATLGETMALVRSRDIGSLRHASDLALGVGGAESNVAIALRRLGVDVTWLGRVGDDSLGERVVREIRAEGVDARAVVDAGAPTGLMLKERPNSTSTRVLYYRSGSAGSRLSPSDLPDGWIEQADLLHLTGITALISESARETLSVAIDRARAAGVVVTFDINYRSSVAAPAVAGPWLREVAERADIVFGGAEEFELLSPGTDAAAACERLLAHRPTEVVLKRGAEGATTILPTQVVDAPGFVVDVVDTVGAGDAFVAGYLSGVLDGSDVAARLHRANVCGAMLCMTPGDWESSPTLREVRQFTAGVGDPVLR, encoded by the coding sequence ATGACGGCGGTGTCCGACCGTCGACGTGTCGCGACGCTCGGCGAGACGATGGCTCTCGTGCGCAGCCGCGACATCGGCAGCCTCCGGCACGCGTCCGACCTCGCTCTCGGCGTCGGCGGCGCCGAGAGCAACGTCGCGATCGCCCTGCGCAGGCTCGGCGTCGACGTCACGTGGCTCGGTCGGGTCGGCGACGATTCGCTGGGGGAGCGCGTCGTGCGCGAGATCCGCGCGGAGGGGGTCGACGCGCGCGCCGTCGTGGATGCGGGCGCCCCGACGGGCCTCATGCTCAAGGAACGCCCCAACTCGACGTCGACCCGCGTGCTGTACTACCGATCCGGCTCGGCCGGATCGAGACTGTCGCCCTCCGACCTGCCCGACGGCTGGATCGAACAGGCCGACCTGCTCCATCTCACGGGGATCACGGCCCTCATCTCCGAATCGGCCCGCGAGACCCTCTCGGTCGCGATCGACCGCGCCCGAGCGGCCGGCGTCGTGGTGACCTTCGACATCAACTACCGATCCTCTGTCGCTGCTCCGGCCGTCGCGGGGCCGTGGCTCCGGGAGGTGGCCGAACGCGCCGACATCGTGTTCGGCGGCGCGGAGGAGTTCGAACTGCTCTCCCCGGGCACGGATGCCGCGGCCGCGTGCGAGCGCCTCCTCGCGCATCGTCCCACGGAGGTCGTCCTCAAGCGCGGCGCCGAGGGCGCGACGACCATCCTGCCGACGCAGGTGGTCGACGCCCCGGGGTTCGTCGTCGATGTCGTCGACACGGTCGGAGCCGGCGACGCCTTCGTCGCGGGGTACCTGAGCGGCGTCCTGGATGGATCGGACGTCGCGGCGCGCTTGCACCGCGCCAACGTCTGCGGAGCGATGCTCTGCATGACGCCCGGAGATTGGGAGTCGAGTCCCACGCTTCGGGAGGTCCGGCAGTTCACAGCCGGCGTCGGCGACCCCGTGCTCCGCTGA
- a CDS encoding MFS transporter codes for MSTSNVPGVDASAPPQTVERSTGDLVRAAVSGWLGTALEFMDFQLYSLAAALVFSQLFFAGEEPGMAVVLAMATYGVGYIARPLGAWYFGRMGDKVGRRKVLFYTILLMGLATTLIGFLPTYAQAGILAPIMLVVLRLAQGFGAGAEISGAGVMLAEYAPARRRGIIASLVALGTNCGTLFASAIWALLLAVMMEDDVIAWGWRIPFIASSIVMVFAVWVRFRLKESPVFEERTDVVDGKALSRDEMVDLATKSNDLRALEALRKKPVKATLVSFFLRFGQAGNSGLIQTYMISFITITLAVQKGVGPEIVIVSSLIGFGTIPLVGWLGDLFGRRRMYIIMTSLSLVLIIPTMLAINTKEVGWIFVGYAVIHNVSVLGLASMENISLPEIFGARNRYTLTAIVREIAAIIATGIGPIIAAAWVAATTGSIIPVMVLLGIYTVCALVAAIVAPEWTGRDLTDPRAAM; via the coding sequence ATGAGCACTTCCAACGTCCCCGGTGTGGACGCCTCCGCGCCCCCGCAGACGGTCGAGAGATCGACCGGCGACCTCGTCCGGGCCGCGGTCTCGGGCTGGCTGGGCACGGCACTGGAGTTCATGGACTTCCAGCTCTACTCCCTGGCCGCCGCCCTCGTCTTCAGTCAGCTGTTCTTCGCCGGGGAGGAGCCCGGCATGGCCGTCGTGCTCGCCATGGCGACCTACGGCGTCGGCTACATCGCCCGCCCGCTCGGCGCCTGGTACTTCGGCCGGATGGGCGACAAGGTCGGCCGCCGCAAGGTCCTCTTCTACACGATCCTGCTCATGGGCCTCGCGACGACGCTCATCGGCTTCCTGCCGACGTACGCGCAGGCCGGCATCCTCGCGCCGATCATGCTCGTCGTGCTGCGTCTCGCGCAGGGCTTCGGCGCCGGCGCGGAGATCTCGGGTGCCGGCGTCATGCTCGCCGAGTACGCTCCCGCGCGCCGCCGCGGCATCATCGCCTCCCTCGTCGCGCTCGGCACGAACTGCGGAACGCTCTTCGCCTCCGCGATCTGGGCACTCCTCCTCGCCGTCATGATGGAGGACGACGTCATCGCCTGGGGCTGGCGGATCCCCTTCATCGCGAGCTCCATCGTGATGGTGTTCGCCGTCTGGGTGCGCTTCCGCCTCAAGGAGAGCCCCGTCTTCGAGGAGCGCACCGACGTCGTCGACGGCAAGGCGCTCTCGCGCGATGAGATGGTCGACCTGGCGACCAAGAGCAACGACCTCCGCGCGCTCGAGGCCCTGCGGAAGAAGCCGGTCAAGGCGACGCTCGTGTCGTTCTTCCTCCGCTTCGGCCAGGCCGGCAACTCGGGTCTGATCCAGACCTACATGATCTCCTTCATCACGATCACGCTCGCCGTCCAGAAGGGCGTCGGCCCCGAGATCGTGATCGTCTCCTCGCTCATCGGCTTCGGCACCATCCCGCTGGTCGGCTGGCTCGGCGACCTGTTCGGCCGCCGGCGGATGTACATCATCATGACGTCGCTCTCGCTCGTGCTGATCATCCCGACGATGCTCGCGATCAACACCAAGGAGGTCGGCTGGATCTTCGTCGGCTACGCCGTGATCCACAACGTCTCGGTCCTCGGCCTCGCGTCCATGGAGAACATCTCGCTCCCCGAGATCTTCGGAGCGCGGAACCGCTACACGCTGACGGCCATCGTGCGCGAGATCGCCGCCATCATCGCCACCGGCATCGGCCCGATCATCGCTGCGGCCTGGGTCGCCGCGACGACCGGCAGCATCATCCCGGTGATGGTGCTGCTCGGCATCTACACCGTGTGCGCACTGGTCGCCGCGATCGTTGCGCCCGAGTGGACGGGGCGCGACCTCACCGACCCGCGCGCCGCGATGTGA
- the manD gene encoding D-mannonate dehydratase ManD produces MTIDRVDTIITSPGRNFVTLKITTSDGIVGWGDATLNGRELSVASYLEDHVASTLIGRDEDRIEDTWQYLYRGPYWRRGPVTMAAIAAVDMALWDIKAKKAGMPLYQLLGGASRSGVRVYAHASGTDYDALANAITGYQELGFTAVRVQTGVPGLGQIYGVSAAGPGVRYDYEPAKRAENGRPSEETWDTRNYLNHMPGIFAKIREDFGTDLRILHDGHHRMTPIEAARFAKDIEPYDLFWLEDCTPGEDQTALRLVRQHSTTPLAIGEVFNTVFDYQTLITERLIDYVRSAVTHTGGITAMKKLLDFAAIYGIKSGIHGPTDISPVGMAAALHLDLAIHNFGIQEYMPHNEQTLEVFQTSFTFDRGFLHPGEEPGLGVELDEDAAAAFEYTKAYLPVNRLTDGTVHDW; encoded by the coding sequence ATGACCATCGACCGCGTCGATACCATCATCACCAGCCCCGGACGCAACTTCGTCACCCTCAAGATCACGACCTCGGACGGCATCGTCGGCTGGGGGGACGCCACACTGAACGGCCGCGAGCTCTCGGTCGCCTCCTACCTGGAGGACCATGTCGCCTCCACTCTCATCGGCCGTGACGAGGACCGCATCGAGGACACCTGGCAGTACCTCTACCGCGGCCCCTACTGGCGGCGCGGACCGGTCACGATGGCGGCCATCGCCGCGGTCGACATGGCCCTCTGGGACATCAAGGCCAAGAAGGCCGGGATGCCGCTCTACCAGCTCCTCGGCGGTGCGAGCCGGTCCGGCGTCCGCGTCTACGCCCACGCCTCCGGCACCGACTACGACGCGCTCGCGAACGCGATCACCGGCTACCAGGAGCTCGGCTTCACCGCCGTGCGCGTGCAGACCGGTGTCCCGGGGCTCGGTCAGATCTACGGCGTCTCGGCGGCCGGACCGGGGGTGCGCTACGACTACGAGCCGGCCAAGCGCGCCGAGAACGGCCGCCCGAGCGAAGAGACGTGGGACACCCGCAATTACCTCAACCACATGCCGGGGATCTTCGCCAAGATCCGCGAGGACTTCGGCACCGACCTGCGGATCCTCCACGACGGCCACCATCGGATGACGCCGATCGAGGCCGCGCGCTTCGCGAAGGACATCGAGCCGTACGACCTGTTCTGGCTCGAGGACTGCACTCCCGGCGAGGACCAGACGGCGCTCCGCCTCGTGCGCCAGCACTCGACGACGCCGCTCGCGATCGGCGAGGTCTTCAACACCGTCTTCGACTACCAGACGCTCATCACCGAGCGCCTCATCGACTACGTCCGCTCCGCCGTCACCCACACCGGCGGCATCACCGCGATGAAGAAGCTCCTCGACTTCGCCGCGATCTACGGGATCAAGTCCGGCATCCACGGCCCGACCGACATCTCGCCCGTCGGGATGGCGGCAGCGCTCCACCTCGACCTCGCGATCCACAACTTCGGCATCCAGGAGTACATGCCGCACAACGAGCAGACGCTGGAGGTGTTCCAGACGTCGTTCACGTTCGACCGCGGCTTCCTTCACCCGGGGGAGGAGCCCGGGCTCGGTGTCGAGCTCGACGAGGACGCAGCGGCCGCCTTCGAGTACACCAAGGCCTACCTCCCCGTGAACCGGCTTACGGACGGGACCGTCCATGACTGGTGA